The following coding sequences lie in one Treponema primitia ZAS-1 genomic window:
- a CDS encoding SLBB domain-containing protein — translation MKRIALWLLFVTAVVFAQESSQESQQESSPQASGTTLLARNAQLAMSSADYRVTAGDVYTLAYAAGTQSVTYVITVDNSYRVRVSNLGIINAAGRTFQQLKTEVETVVSNNYPLSGAQLVITRPSLFKVSIAGEVNVAQEQTAWALARLSSLLDDNHLLTAYSSIRDITITSSSGQRRTCDLFKAQRDGDLSQDPYLRPGDAIRINRIDRVVTITGSVERPGAYQLLSGENLSDLITRYASGLTPTADPSRVELVRFVDAEADSGDKLYLSKQSISENYPLKHFDAVMVPSIMDLEPVMFVEGAVQENTGQQRLQNSLATAQSNASNRITVQFNQGENYASLLQRNSSWFTAISDTQHAYIIRGEERIPLNINPILYDSNYQSQYFVERNDVLIIPFRQYFVTVAGAVVKPDRYPYIPDRGWDYYVALAGGFVKERNSSDSVEIKDLTGRRMSKTDVITPETTITARTNAGLYYFNQYAPVITTILSIITTSISVTLLIGR, via the coding sequence ATGAAGCGTATAGCCCTCTGGCTGCTGTTTGTAACGGCTGTTGTTTTCGCGCAGGAGTCTTCGCAAGAGTCTCAGCAGGAGTCGTCTCCGCAGGCAAGCGGCACAACGCTGCTTGCCCGGAACGCGCAGCTCGCCATGTCAAGCGCCGACTACCGAGTAACCGCGGGCGATGTATACACCCTGGCCTATGCCGCCGGAACCCAATCGGTTACCTATGTTATTACCGTAGATAATTCCTATCGTGTCCGGGTATCCAACCTGGGGATTATCAATGCTGCCGGGAGAACCTTCCAACAGCTGAAGACGGAAGTGGAAACCGTGGTTTCAAACAACTATCCGCTGAGTGGGGCGCAGCTGGTCATAACCCGGCCCTCCCTTTTTAAGGTGTCCATTGCCGGTGAGGTCAATGTCGCTCAGGAGCAGACCGCCTGGGCTTTGGCCCGGCTGTCGTCGCTCTTGGATGACAATCACCTTCTGACGGCGTATTCATCAATCCGTGATATTACGATTACTTCCTCATCCGGGCAGCGCCGGACCTGCGATCTCTTCAAAGCCCAGCGAGACGGGGACTTATCCCAAGACCCGTACCTCCGGCCAGGAGATGCCATCCGGATTAACCGGATTGATAGGGTGGTTACTATTACGGGTTCCGTAGAGCGGCCCGGCGCGTACCAGCTGCTGTCGGGAGAGAATCTGTCGGATTTGATTACCCGGTATGCCTCAGGCTTAACGCCCACCGCGGATCCCAGCAGGGTAGAATTGGTCCGGTTTGTTGACGCGGAAGCTGATTCGGGGGATAAGCTATATCTTTCTAAACAGAGTATAAGCGAAAACTATCCCCTGAAACACTTTGACGCGGTAATGGTGCCGTCGATTATGGATTTGGAGCCGGTAATGTTTGTGGAGGGGGCGGTGCAGGAAAACACCGGTCAGCAGCGATTGCAAAATTCTCTGGCAACCGCTCAAAGCAATGCCTCAAACAGAATAACAGTCCAGTTTAACCAGGGGGAGAATTACGCGTCCCTGTTGCAGCGGAATTCGTCCTGGTTTACGGCAATTTCGGATACCCAACATGCGTATATAATACGGGGGGAGGAGCGGATCCCCTTGAATATTAACCCCATACTCTATGACTCGAATTACCAAAGCCAGTATTTTGTGGAAAGAAACGATGTGCTTATCATTCCCTTTAGGCAGTATTTTGTGACGGTAGCTGGTGCGGTGGTAAAGCCTGATAGGTACCCGTACATACCGGACCGTGGATGGGATTACTATGTAGCCTTGGCCGGAGGGTTTGTGAAAGAACGGAATTCATCTGACTCGGTGGAAATAAAAGATTTAACGGGGAGACGGATGAGCAAGACCGATGTAATAACCCCGGAAACGACCATAACCGCCCGGACCAATGCGGGGTTGTATTACTTTAACCAGTATGCCCCGGTGATAACTACGATCTTGTCTATCATTACTACCTCTATCTCTGTTACACTGCTTATTGGCCGATAA